From Streptomyces sp. NBC_00690, a single genomic window includes:
- a CDS encoding AfsR/SARP family transcriptional regulator: protein MLRFHVLGRLTVTNDLGDCTPTAPMARRVLAQLLLCANTTVMLDAIIDELWGDKPPKSAVPTAQTYIYQLRRQFEPWVPDNTVEQVLATCGTGYMLRVDPNLLDLGSFLRLAKQGHTALAAGDPAAAARLLRQALDLWSGPALADVTAGPSIQAHIVHLTEQRAHTVELRIQADAMLGRHRELVGELKAMLLVDPLNEWYHAQLIKALASSGRRNESLVAYQHLRRTLSTELGLDPSQVLQELHQEILGGRDSWSDWGVSEKPL from the coding sequence GTGTTGCGATTCCATGTACTCGGCCGCCTAACCGTCACCAACGATCTGGGCGACTGCACACCGACCGCGCCAATGGCGCGGCGTGTGCTGGCGCAGCTACTCCTGTGCGCGAACACCACTGTCATGCTCGACGCAATCATTGACGAACTGTGGGGGGACAAGCCTCCGAAGAGCGCCGTCCCCACCGCACAGACATACATCTACCAGCTGCGACGACAGTTCGAGCCGTGGGTGCCGGACAATACAGTCGAACAGGTGCTCGCCACATGCGGCACCGGCTACATGCTCCGAGTGGACCCGAACCTGCTCGACCTGGGCTCGTTCCTCCGGCTTGCCAAGCAGGGCCACACCGCGCTTGCCGCGGGTGATCCGGCCGCGGCGGCGCGACTGCTGCGGCAGGCGCTCGACCTCTGGTCGGGACCGGCACTCGCCGACGTCACGGCCGGCCCGTCGATCCAAGCGCACATCGTCCATCTCACGGAGCAGCGGGCGCATACCGTTGAACTGCGGATCCAGGCCGATGCAATGCTGGGGCGGCATCGGGAACTCGTTGGAGAGCTGAAGGCCATGCTGTTGGTAGACCCGCTCAACGAGTGGTACCACGCCCAGTTGATCAAGGCGCTGGCCTCCAGCGGTCGACGAAACGAATCGCTGGTCGCCTACCAACACCTACGCAGGACACTGTCGACCGAGCTCGGGCTCGACCCGTCGCAGGTGTTACAAGAGCTGCACCAAGAGATCCTCGGCGGACGCGACTCCTGGTCGGACTGGGGGGTGTCGGAGAAGCCCCTTTAA
- a CDS encoding SDR family oxidoreductase: MTSLNGKTALVTGGRTGIGFGIARALVERGANVVITSRSEDKLREAAALLGDERAVGVAGEANDPEHQRIAVATAVDRFGSLDLLVNNVGGTERDGRRLVDIDVAAYQRTIDINLITALTWVQAAWHGWLGEHGGAIVNISSIASKLAVPDGTSYGTAKAALNHFTQQMANELAPGVRVNGVAAGTVLTDFTRVNVEGREDKVVRSVPLKRLGEPADVGAAVAFLLSDDASWITGHTLVVDGGRLLHNR, translated from the coding sequence GTGACAAGCTTAAACGGCAAGACTGCGCTGGTGACCGGAGGTCGGACCGGCATTGGCTTCGGCATCGCCAGGGCGTTGGTCGAGCGGGGTGCGAACGTTGTGATCACCTCGCGCAGTGAAGACAAACTGCGCGAGGCAGCCGCCCTACTCGGCGATGAACGTGCCGTCGGCGTTGCGGGCGAGGCCAACGATCCCGAACATCAGCGGATCGCGGTGGCGACTGCCGTGGACCGATTCGGTTCACTCGATCTGTTGGTGAACAACGTCGGCGGTACGGAGAGGGATGGGCGTCGGTTGGTCGACATCGATGTGGCGGCGTACCAGCGCACCATCGACATCAACCTGATCACTGCGCTGACTTGGGTCCAGGCAGCCTGGCACGGCTGGCTCGGCGAGCATGGCGGCGCCATCGTCAACATATCCTCGATTGCCAGCAAGCTCGCCGTTCCCGACGGCACCTCATACGGGACGGCCAAGGCGGCGCTGAACCATTTCACCCAACAGATGGCGAACGAGCTCGCGCCTGGGGTTCGGGTGAACGGCGTCGCGGCCGGCACTGTACTCACCGATTTCACCAGGGTGAACGTCGAAGGCAGGGAAGACAAGGTGGTTCGCTCGGTCCCGCTGAAGCGACTTGGTGAACCCGCTGATGTTGGTGCGGCCGTGGCCTTCCTGCTCTCGGACGATGCGTCCTGGATAACCGGGCACACCCTTGTCGTCGATGGCGGCCGGTTACTCCACAACAGGTAA
- a CDS encoding response regulator transcription factor, whose translation MQPDRDGRLRIVLIDNHTLLREVVREALDTEPDMAVVGDAASGASGILHCMTEQPDVVLLDVSIPDGSATETVHAIRSISPNARVLIVSMREDPLLVRQLLDCGVRGYLNKSVSRTDLVSSIRAVCADDIRIVLHVSAEALTYIASASNYPETLTKRELEILTLVSKAMSNRQISRRLTIAEGTVKRHLGTIFTKLGARSRLDAVNKAISNGLIARAG comes from the coding sequence ATGCAGCCTGACCGCGACGGTCGGTTAAGAATCGTACTGATCGACAACCATACGCTGCTGCGCGAGGTGGTGCGCGAGGCGCTTGACACGGAACCGGACATGGCCGTAGTCGGCGACGCCGCCAGCGGTGCATCTGGCATTTTGCACTGTATGACCGAACAGCCCGACGTCGTATTGCTTGACGTGAGTATTCCTGACGGGTCGGCCACCGAGACTGTGCATGCCATCCGTTCGATATCCCCGAACGCCAGAGTCCTGATCGTCAGCATGCGTGAAGATCCGCTGCTGGTGCGTCAACTACTCGATTGCGGCGTCCGTGGCTATCTGAACAAGTCGGTGAGTCGGACCGACCTGGTGTCCAGTATCCGCGCGGTTTGCGCGGACGACATCCGCATCGTGCTGCACGTTTCCGCTGAGGCGCTGACCTACATTGCCTCGGCGTCGAACTACCCTGAGACGCTCACCAAGCGGGAGCTGGAGATCCTGACCTTGGTGAGCAAGGCCATGAGTAATCGTCAGATCTCACGTCGACTGACCATTGCTGAGGGTACGGTCAAGCGTCACCTGGGGACCATCTTCACAAAGCTGGGGGCCCGTTCGCGACTCGACGCGGTCAACAAGGCGATCTCCAACGGCCTCATCGCCCGCGCCGGATAA